Proteins co-encoded in one Thermochromatium tepidum ATCC 43061 genomic window:
- a CDS encoding NAD(P)(+) transhydrogenase (Re/Si-specific) subunit beta, with the protein MEFTVNHQALAYLVAAILFILGLKGLTHPASARRGNLYAMLGMVIAVVATLLAREVQSYGFILAGIAGGAILGSGVAMRIQMTAMPQLVAALHSFVGLAAVLVGIGTFLSKDAAGQLNAVLMGEISAGVVIGAITFTGSVIAFGKLQGLLSGAPVKFRGQHLLNAVIGALTIALALHFAMTGSLVSLALMTVLALVIGVTLIIPIGGADMPVIISMLNSYSGWAAAATGFTLHNPLLIIVGAIVGCSGAILSFIMCRAMNRSILHVVFGGFGSDGGSGDSTGAQAAEKGIKSAAIEDVVYWIEDANKVIIVPGYGMAVAQAQHALKELSELLGARGVEVKFAIHPVAGRMPGHMNVLLAEADIPYDQVLEMDEINPEFPGTDVVLVVGANDVVNPAAKEDPTSPIYGMPILEAGRARQVYFLKRSMRPGYSGVDNLLFYQDNTYLVFGDAKDTIEGMNTALKGGGH; encoded by the coding sequence ATGGAATTCACGGTCAATCATCAGGCGCTGGCCTATCTGGTCGCGGCGATCCTGTTCATCCTCGGCCTCAAGGGGCTGACCCATCCGGCGAGCGCGCGGCGCGGCAATCTGTACGCCATGCTCGGCATGGTCATCGCCGTCGTCGCCACCCTGCTCGCGCGTGAGGTGCAGTCCTACGGCTTCATCCTCGCCGGGATCGCGGGCGGCGCCATCCTCGGGTCCGGCGTCGCGATGCGCATCCAGATGACGGCCATGCCACAACTGGTCGCGGCACTGCACAGCTTCGTGGGTCTGGCGGCGGTGCTGGTCGGGATCGGTACCTTTCTGAGCAAGGACGCCGCCGGTCAGCTGAATGCCGTCCTGATGGGCGAGATCTCGGCGGGCGTGGTGATCGGCGCCATCACCTTCACCGGCTCGGTCATCGCCTTTGGCAAGCTCCAGGGGCTGCTCTCAGGGGCGCCGGTCAAGTTCAGAGGCCAGCATCTGCTCAATGCGGTCATCGGCGCACTGACCATTGCGCTGGCGTTGCATTTCGCTATGACCGGTAGCCTAGTCTCTCTGGCCCTGATGACGGTGCTGGCGCTCGTCATCGGCGTGACCCTGATCATCCCGATCGGCGGGGCGGACATGCCGGTCATCATCTCGATGCTCAACAGCTATTCGGGCTGGGCGGCGGCGGCGACCGGATTCACGCTACACAACCCTCTGCTGATCATCGTCGGCGCCATCGTCGGCTGCTCGGGCGCGATCCTGTCCTTCATCATGTGCAGGGCGATGAACCGCTCGATCCTCCATGTCGTCTTCGGGGGTTTCGGCTCCGATGGCGGCTCAGGCGATAGCACAGGCGCCCAGGCGGCGGAAAAGGGCATCAAGTCGGCCGCGATCGAGGATGTGGTCTATTGGATCGAGGACGCAAACAAGGTCATCATCGTGCCCGGCTATGGCATGGCCGTCGCGCAGGCCCAACATGCGCTCAAGGAGCTGTCCGAGCTGCTCGGGGCGCGCGGGGTCGAGGTCAAGTTCGCGATCCACCCGGTCGCGGGGCGCATGCCGGGGCACATGAACGTGCTGCTGGCCGAGGCCGACATCCCCTACGATCAGGTGCTGGAGATGGATGAGATCAACCCCGAGTTTCCAGGGACCGACGTGGTACTGGTGGTCGGGGCCAATGACGTGGTCAATCCAGCCGCCAAGGAGGACCCGACCAGCCCCATCTACGGCATGCCGATCCTCGAGGCCGGGCGCGCGCGTCAGGTCTATTTCCTCAAGCGCTCGATGCGCCCGGGGTATTCAGGCGTCGACAACCTGCTGTTCTATCAGGACAACACCTATCTGGTGTTCGGCGACGCCAAGGACACCATCGAGGGGATGAATACGGCGCTCAAGGGCGGAGGGCATTGA
- a CDS encoding AI-2E family transporter: MTQDTLTKATVILMTLAISALFLAMIQPFLMTLLLAGIFSALARPLYLRLQARLGCSASLASLLTLLLLAIMVLIPAVFLITVLIGQALDVSQLITVWVRGVIEDPTDFMAGLQHLPFYEEILEHRGLILQQAGQAATLISKFLVDWVSSVMLKTVNFVFLTFVLLYSLFFLLMDGPKFILKLLYYLPLQTRDERLLLDKFASVTRATLKGSLLIGLLQGGLAGIAFAVVGIDNAVFWGTVMAILSIIPNVGTSLVWGPAAVILIVQGSVLKGVLLALFCGLVVGSLDNLLRPILVGKDTKMHELMIFFSTLGGLLMFGLPGLFIGPVIASLLISIWEIYGVEFADVLPEVGESLVEQLTRGLSESETAQCDQDPQGACTDGLNDSGRAEGSDSDILVETPPSSAPGSDERPK; the protein is encoded by the coding sequence ATGACCCAGGACACCCTGACCAAAGCCACCGTCATCCTGATGACGCTCGCGATCTCGGCGCTCTTCCTCGCCATGATCCAGCCCTTCCTGATGACGCTCCTGCTCGCCGGGATCTTCAGCGCCCTGGCGCGCCCGCTCTATCTGCGACTGCAGGCCCGGCTCGGTTGTAGCGCGTCGCTCGCCTCACTCCTGACCCTGCTGCTGCTTGCGATCATGGTGCTGATCCCGGCGGTCTTTCTGATCACGGTCCTGATCGGCCAGGCACTCGATGTCAGTCAGCTGATCACGGTCTGGGTCCGGGGCGTGATCGAGGATCCGACCGACTTCATGGCTGGGCTCCAGCATCTGCCCTTCTATGAGGAGATCCTGGAGCATCGTGGACTGATCCTGCAGCAGGCCGGGCAAGCGGCAACCCTGATCAGCAAGTTCCTGGTCGATTGGGTGTCATCGGTCATGCTCAAGACCGTCAATTTCGTCTTCTTGACCTTCGTACTGCTCTATAGCCTGTTCTTCCTGCTGATGGACGGGCCGAAGTTCATCCTCAAGCTACTCTACTATCTGCCGCTCCAGACCCGCGATGAGCGTCTGCTGCTCGACAAGTTCGCCTCGGTGACGCGCGCAACGCTCAAGGGCTCATTGCTCATTGGATTGCTGCAGGGCGGCCTGGCGGGCATCGCCTTCGCCGTCGTGGGCATCGACAACGCCGTGTTCTGGGGCACGGTCATGGCGATCCTGTCGATCATCCCCAATGTCGGCACCTCCCTGGTCTGGGGCCCAGCAGCGGTCATCCTCATCGTTCAGGGCTCGGTGCTGAAGGGCGTCTTGCTTGCGCTCTTCTGCGGTCTGGTCGTCGGCAGTCTGGACAATCTGCTGCGCCCGATCCTGGTCGGCAAGGACACCAAGATGCACGAGCTGATGATCTTCTTCAGCACGCTCGGCGGTCTTCTGATGTTTGGCCTGCCGGGACTCTTCATCGGGCCTGTGATCGCCTCGCTTCTGATCTCGATCTGGGAGATCTATGGCGTCGAGTTTGCAGACGTGCTGCCTGAGGTGGGCGAGTCGCTGGTCGAGCAGTTGACCAGGGGCCTGTCTGAGTCCGAGACCGCCCAATGCGACCAGGATCCACAGGGGGCGTGCACCGATGGTCTGAACGATTCCGGACGAGCCGAGGGGTCGGACTCTGATATCTTGGTCGAAACACCCCCATCGTCCGCCCCCGGATCCGACGAACGCCCTAAGTAA